In Pseudorasbora parva isolate DD20220531a chromosome 9, ASM2467924v1, whole genome shotgun sequence, the following proteins share a genomic window:
- the rgs20 gene encoding regulator of G-protein signaling 20 isoform X1, which produces MPTDVIKAKNTSYLWAYMVKFCIGSVSVASCFLQPMGSERMEMRKRQMSVQQESVAGTTAPPQNEQPGQGNRGSNACCFCWCCCCSCSCLTVRNEDREERNRRASYDFKAEENADFEESPKPTAEEICLWGQSFDKLMQCPTGRGAFRQFLRTEFSEENMLFWLACEEFSKETNKSSIEEKARIIYEDYISILSPKEVSLDSRVREVINRNMLEPTSHTFDDAQLQIYTLMQRDSYPRFMNSPAYKNMLKTVSEQSVES; this is translated from the exons atGCCAACGGATGTAATCAAGGCAAAGAATACCTCTTATCTCTGGGCATACATGGTGAAATT TTGTATTGGCTCCGTCTCAGTTGCATCCTGTTTCCTGCAGCCCATGGGATCAGAGCGGATGGAGATGCGAAAGAGGCAGATGTCGGTGCAGCAGGAGTCGGTGGCGGGCACCACAGCACCACCGCAGAACGAGCAGCCCGGCCAGGGGAACCGTGGCTCCAACGCCTGCTGCTTCTGTTGGTGCTGCTGCTGCAGCTGCTCCTG TCTCACTGTTAGGAATGAAGACAGAGAAGAGAGGAACCGGCGAGCCTCGTATGATTTTAAAGCAGAGGAGAATGCCGACTTCGAGGAGAG TCCGAAACCGACCGCGGAGGAGATCTGCTTGTGGGGGCAATCCTTCGACAAACTGATGCAGTGCCCCACTGGAAGAGGCGCCTTCCGGCAGTTTCTGCGCACCGAGTTCAGCGAGGAAAACATGCTCTTCTGGTTGGCCTGCGAGGAATTCAGTAAGGAAACCAATAAAAGCTCCATCGAGGAGAAGGCACGGATCATTTATGAAGACTACATCTCTATTCTCTCACCCAAAGAG GTGAGCCTGGACTCTAGAGTTCGGGAGGTTATAAACAGGAACATGCTGGAGCCAACATCCCACACGTTCGACGATGCCCAGCTCCAGATATACACACTAATGCAAAGAGACTCGTATCCGCGATTCATGAACTCCCCAGCCTACAAAAACATGCTTAAGACAGTCTCTGAGCAGTCGGTGGAGTCTTAG
- the rgs20 gene encoding regulator of G-protein signaling 20 isoform X3, whose amino-acid sequence MGSERMEMRKRQMSVQQESVAGTTAPPQNEQPGQGNRGSNACCFCWCCCCSCSCLTVRNEDREERNRRASYDFKAEENADFEESPKPTAEEICLWGQSFDKLMQCPTGRGAFRQFLRTEFSEENMLFWLACEEFSKETNKSSIEEKARIIYEDYISILSPKEVSLDSRVREVINRNMLEPTSHTFDDAQLQIYTLMQRDSYPRFMNSPAYKNMLKTVSEQSVES is encoded by the exons ATGGGATCAGAGCGGATGGAGATGCGAAAGAGGCAGATGTCGGTGCAGCAGGAGTCGGTGGCGGGCACCACAGCACCACCGCAGAACGAGCAGCCCGGCCAGGGGAACCGTGGCTCCAACGCCTGCTGCTTCTGTTGGTGCTGCTGCTGCAGCTGCTCCTG TCTCACTGTTAGGAATGAAGACAGAGAAGAGAGGAACCGGCGAGCCTCGTATGATTTTAAAGCAGAGGAGAATGCCGACTTCGAGGAGAG TCCGAAACCGACCGCGGAGGAGATCTGCTTGTGGGGGCAATCCTTCGACAAACTGATGCAGTGCCCCACTGGAAGAGGCGCCTTCCGGCAGTTTCTGCGCACCGAGTTCAGCGAGGAAAACATGCTCTTCTGGTTGGCCTGCGAGGAATTCAGTAAGGAAACCAATAAAAGCTCCATCGAGGAGAAGGCACGGATCATTTATGAAGACTACATCTCTATTCTCTCACCCAAAGAG GTGAGCCTGGACTCTAGAGTTCGGGAGGTTATAAACAGGAACATGCTGGAGCCAACATCCCACACGTTCGACGATGCCCAGCTCCAGATATACACACTAATGCAAAGAGACTCGTATCCGCGATTCATGAACTCCCCAGCCTACAAAAACATGCTTAAGACAGTCTCTGAGCAGTCGGTGGAGTCTTAG
- the rgs20 gene encoding regulator of G-protein signaling 20 isoform X2 — protein MPTDVIKAKNTSYLWAYMVKFCIGSVSVASCFLQPMGSERMEMRKRQMSVQQESVAGTTAPPQNEQPGQGNRGSNACCFCWCCCCSCSWNEDREERNRRASYDFKAEENADFEESPKPTAEEICLWGQSFDKLMQCPTGRGAFRQFLRTEFSEENMLFWLACEEFSKETNKSSIEEKARIIYEDYISILSPKEVSLDSRVREVINRNMLEPTSHTFDDAQLQIYTLMQRDSYPRFMNSPAYKNMLKTVSEQSVES, from the exons atGCCAACGGATGTAATCAAGGCAAAGAATACCTCTTATCTCTGGGCATACATGGTGAAATT TTGTATTGGCTCCGTCTCAGTTGCATCCTGTTTCCTGCAGCCCATGGGATCAGAGCGGATGGAGATGCGAAAGAGGCAGATGTCGGTGCAGCAGGAGTCGGTGGCGGGCACCACAGCACCACCGCAGAACGAGCAGCCCGGCCAGGGGAACCGTGGCTCCAACGCCTGCTGCTTCTGTTGGTGCTGCTGCTGCAGCTGCTCCTG GAATGAAGACAGAGAAGAGAGGAACCGGCGAGCCTCGTATGATTTTAAAGCAGAGGAGAATGCCGACTTCGAGGAGAG TCCGAAACCGACCGCGGAGGAGATCTGCTTGTGGGGGCAATCCTTCGACAAACTGATGCAGTGCCCCACTGGAAGAGGCGCCTTCCGGCAGTTTCTGCGCACCGAGTTCAGCGAGGAAAACATGCTCTTCTGGTTGGCCTGCGAGGAATTCAGTAAGGAAACCAATAAAAGCTCCATCGAGGAGAAGGCACGGATCATTTATGAAGACTACATCTCTATTCTCTCACCCAAAGAG GTGAGCCTGGACTCTAGAGTTCGGGAGGTTATAAACAGGAACATGCTGGAGCCAACATCCCACACGTTCGACGATGCCCAGCTCCAGATATACACACTAATGCAAAGAGACTCGTATCCGCGATTCATGAACTCCCCAGCCTACAAAAACATGCTTAAGACAGTCTCTGAGCAGTCGGTGGAGTCTTAG
- the tcea1 gene encoding transcription elongation factor A protein 1, with protein sequence MGKKEEEEIIRIAKKMDKMAQKKNGAGALDLLKELKNIPMTLELLQSTRIGMSVNAIRKQSTDDEVTSLAKSLIKSWKKLLDEPAADKNNEEKKKERTTPVVSPSQASPEPREESSSSNSSSKSESVDVTPNTLIATFPRAPGTSDSVRIKCREMLSSALQTGDDHIAIGADCDELGAQIEECIFSEFKNTDMKYKNRVRSRISNLKDAKNPNLRRNVLCGNVSPDRIAKMTAEEMASDELKEMRKNLTKEAIRDHQVATSGGTQTDLFTCGKCKKKRCTYTQVQTRSADEPMTTFVFCNECGNRWKFC encoded by the exons ATGGGTAAGAAAGAAGAGGAAGAGATCATCCGGATCGCAAAAAAGATGGATAAAATGGCACAGAAGAAGAACGGG gcTGGTGCACTGGACTTATTAAAGGAACTAAAGAATATACCCATGACCCTGGAGCTTCTGCAG TCCACGAGGATTGGGATGTCTGTCAATGCCATCCGCAAGCAGAGCACAGATGATGAAGTGACCTCACTGGCCAAGTCCTTGATCAAGTCTTGGAAGAAGTTGCTGG ATGAACCTGCTGCGGATAAGAACAATGAGGAGAAAAAGAAGGAACGCACAACACCAGTGGTCTCACCGTCTCAAGCCAGTCCGGAGCCCAGAGAGGAGAG CTCCAGCAGTAATTCTAGCAGTAAGAGCGAGTCTGTCGATGTTACACCCAACACATTGATAGCCACTTTCCCACGAGCACCAGGCACATCTGACTCAGTCCGTATCAAGTGCAGGGAGATGCTGTCAAGTGCTTTGCAAACAGGAG atGATCACATTGCGATTGGTGCTGATTGTGATGAACTTGGAGCTCAAATTGAAGAAT GTATCTTTTCGGAATTTAAAAACACGGACATGAAATACAAGAATCGTGTAAGAAGCCGAATTTCCAATCTTAAGGATGCAAAGAACCCCAACCTGCGAAGGAACGTGTTGTGTGGGAATGTGAGCCCAGACCGCATAGCCAAAATGACAGCGGAG GAAATGGCAAGCGATGAGCTGAAGGAGATGCGCAAGAATCTGACCAAAGAGGCCATCAGGGACCACCAAGTGGCCACTTCTGGAGGCACCCAGACTGACCTGTTCACTTGCGGGAAATGCAAAAAGAAGAGGTGTACATACACCCAG GTTCAAACTCGAAGTGCTGATGAACCGATGACAACATTCGTCTTCTGCAATGAATGTGGAAATAGGTGGAAG TTCTGCTGA